The genome window AAAATAACTTCCAATATTTCGCCAAAGACTGTGCTTTTTTTTGCTGAGAGGTGGTTATCCAAAAACAACTTCCAAGTCTTCATTCTCTTTAGTGGCCGAAAGCAGTTTTGGAATCTCTTTAACCGGGTGCTGTAGATCATCATCCATTGTGATAATATAATTACCCGTGCACTTTTTAATCCCACAAGAAGAGCTGTATGCTTTCTCCTGGTTTTTTCGTAGTGTGATAGTAATTAGATGAAGATTCTCAGTTAATTGCTTTAAAGTTCGAACAGTATCAAGAAA of Balneolaceae bacterium contains these proteins:
- a CDS encoding glycosyltransferase encodes the protein MQQSFEVILVNDSPFFLDTVRTLKQLTENLHLITITLRKNQEKAYSSSCGIKKCTGNYIITMDDDLQHPVKEIPKLLSATKENEDLEVVFG